The genomic region ATCCCTGGCTTCTTGTGAAGAAGCAAATTGGCCACATAGTTGCTGCTCATTGCACATGCAAAGCAGGGTAAATTGTGTTTCTGTAATCGTATGATGCATTGTTTTATCACATACAAATGTATTtctatatatcaatataaaattaCACATTAGTGAATTAATAAGTAAATGTagtaaacttaaatttagtagagaaaatgctaaataaacatttacatgtttCAGAGCTGGTGAGACATGCAGCCATATTGCTGCTGTCCTGTTCAAGGTGGAAGCTGCCATTAACTGGGGTACACTAATCCAGCAAAGGCGAGCCAGGCTAACCAGTGGAATCGATGCTTTCGTGAGAAGGTTGGTGTCAAATATTATATTATCGAAATCTCCTTGTACAGCAGACTAATCGTTTATTCTTTGTTTATTTGAAGAATGAACATGATTTTGGGTTATGAAtgaataatatgatatttaatttcagtaacttactaaatatatggacattaattgaataaaaaaacaacagggtATTATCATAGCTTATTGTGAGTATAGtcataataatgaaacaaaaaccaACACATAAAGTTGAAATGTTAATAGTTGCTGTTATTTCAGGTGACGGGTAAACCACTTTCAGAAATAAGCTTCCACAAGTCAAAGCATGGCAAAACTCGCAAAACGAGACCACGACAACAACCAGCTGTGGTTGTGACGATTGACGAGGAAGAGGCCTTAAGGCGGCTGAAAAAAGTATGCCCAGATGCTTGCATAATCTTAAAGAATGACTCGGATACGGACACAGCATCAGATGACGAGGACATGCCACCAGTACGATATacaacttatttgttttaaacaaaaaatgtcaatatCTGCTAATTTCACACATAAAAGTAGGGAatgataaaacaagaatataagtgaaactgatggatgctccccgatgatgcgctttgtcaatgtatgtgttaataaccacctaaaatatctattagcctcggtgaccttgacccagtgacctcaaacctcatgaaaaggtagaggtccatgcaaggtacctacatgccaaatatgaaagcgattggttaagtattaaaggcgctatgagaaacggtagcaaaagtgtgacagaaggaagtctattattagcatcggtgaccttgaccttgaccccagagacctcaaacctcatcaaaaggtagaggtccatgcaaggtacctacatgacaaatatgaaagcaattggctaagtattgaaggccctatgagaaacggtagcaaaagtgtgacagaaggaagtctattattagcctcgatgaccttgaatttgaccccagtgacctcaaacctcatcaaaaggtagaagtccatgcaaggtacctacatgccaaatatgaaagcgattggtaaagtattgaaggcgctatgagaaacggttgctaaagtgtgacggaaggaaggaacacggaactacaaactggcgactatatgctccaccgaaaatattttcggggagcataaaaattaacATGAATATAGTATAGTTGCACCAGTGCTTTCCTTTGAATAATagttttttatacttttatttgaattctgacactaaagtttaaatgtattaCTTAAAAGTGGATTAAACACAGAAGACAAACAAACCCCAATATCTGACTTACTTTCCGAAATGTTGACACAGATTAAATGTGAATCAAATAGTAAAATGATCCGAGGTATAAATAGTAAATATAATAGggtttattatgttttgttgaaCGCTAgtcattgttttttttcagatcCTTGTTAGGGAACACAAGCTCAGTAAGGAGAAACTGTCGGCAGAAGAAGTAACGCGGGAATGCCAGAACATCATGGCTGACTTCAAAGTAACGCCAGTGCAGGCCAGTAACCTTGAAAACATGACTAGAGGCTAGGTCAAAGAATTTTGTGGCAGAGGCAACGTGTGGGGCGCATTACATCATCTGTGTGCCATGACGGTAAGACTCTGAAAAAGTCGACAAACCCTACCAGGTTACTGGATAATCTGATGAAAAGGGAACAGTACAACCTTAGCATTATGGACAATATCCAGTATGGGGTACACAACGAGAAAAAGGCCGGAGACATGTACGAGGAGTTGGCATCGACGGAACATGACAACTTGGTTGTGAAAGACAGTGGTCTCGTCATTGATGTAACATTTCCACTGTTTGCTGCTTCCCCAGACGATGTAAGAAGTTGCTCATACCATGGAGACGGTTTGATAGAAATCAAATGCTGTGCTTCCCACAGAGATATGGAAGTGTCTGACATTCCAAATGTGGACAAGAACTTCTACCTCGAGCACGTAACCTTGAAGTTGAGGGAATCGCACAGGTACTACACGCAAATACAATTCCAGATGTTTGTCTGCAATAAAGAGTTCTGTGACTTTTTTGTGCACACGGACTAAGGTATTTTTAACCAGACCATATATTATAACCCTGAATTTGTCAATCCATTAATTGACAAGTGCCTAATCTTTGCATTTGAACATCTTATACCAGAGATCATATTTAAGAAAGTGGATGATGATGTGCTCTGGAGAGTAGAAATGAAACATAGACTGTCGAAAAGGGGAACTTTGAATACTTGTGTTATCTGTTTATATGCAGTTTTTACACTAGTGTTCTGTTGGTTAATATAAAAAGTGTATAATAGTGGCAGGTATCCCTGCATGTAAATCTTTAATAGcgttgttaacttaaaaaaatacctTGGTTAAATTATAATGCTGTTTCTTTATATAGAAAATTAAGTAACTTGAAAATTGTTCAATTATTCTGTCTGCAGATATAAAGCATCTATTTCTGTACTGTTATATCTAATTACTAAGTTCAGTAGCCTGctttaactttgttaaaataacCATGTTAAAAGGAATAAAAAGTAAATCATAAAATCATTTATT from Dreissena polymorpha isolate Duluth1 chromosome 5, UMN_Dpol_1.0, whole genome shotgun sequence harbors:
- the LOC127831324 gene encoding uncharacterized protein LOC127831324, which encodes MKQKPTHKVTGKPLSEISFHKSKHGKTRKTRPRQQPAVVVTIDEEEALRRLKKVCPDACIILKNDSDTDTASDDEDMPPILVREHKLSKEKLSAEEVTRECQNIMADFKVTPVQASNLENMTRG